tggactctgtgctgacagcttgagcctggaactgtgtctccttctctctctacccctccattgtttgtgctctgtctctctctctctctctctctctctctctctcaaacgtgaataaaaatttaaaaaattacagtatcTTCATGCAGGAATGCCCTTATTGTCTAAATGTTGGATTTTAGTAATGAATAtaggtatataatttatattcagCATTCCTGCCATTCCATCATGAGTCCCAGTATCAACAAGTTGGAATTCGTGCGGACAGTGAGAAAGACCACCGATTGGCCAGGGAAACACCTGAGATGGAGGTCATGGCCTTCACCCCACAGGACAAAGATAGAGCATTTCTTAAGCAGTTAGAAATCTATTGACTTGGAATGGTTTATTAAAGTGAGTGTGGTGACCTCAATTCCCCTGGAATCTTCTAGTTTTCCTGGATTAGAAGAGAGATTACCATGAGGGTAGAGGGAAGAGACAAGTTGAACTTAGAGACAGACAACCATAAAAACAGCATGAAAAGCATAATACGCTGGAGCCATTTATTTTAGGAGGATACACATCTAACAACCTCTGAGTGTATTACTGTGTCATAGATGGACTACATTGTTGGTTGACTTTGATTTAAAGAAACAGTAGTGCTCATGAGTttctgaaacatgaagaaaaattagaTTCCAAATACTCTATTTAAGAAACTGGGGAACTATATtatcattttagaaagattttagtCAATAGTAACTAACAGTTTTCAGTCAGGATAAACTTCTGGAAGATTTACACACATaggatcttttctttctttctttctttctttctttctttctttctttctttctttcaatgtttatttatttttgagagggagagagagagagagagcgagcaggggaggggcagagagagagagagacacagaatgtgtctgaagcaggctccaggctctgagccgtcaacacagagcccaacacagggctcaaactcatggacccagagatcatgacctgagcccaagtcggatgcccaaccagtcaggtgtccaaccgactgagccacccaggcaaccccacaCAAGATCTTTTCTTATCCAAAGTAAGATAATAGACATTGTTTTGCATGATACAGTGCTAAGCAAATGGTAAAAACTGAGTAAgtactttttaaatagaattcagTTTTTACAGGGCAAATGAGACTCTGTGCCTAACTCCTGGAAAATGGAAGATTTTCCTGTAGCCTTTCAAAAATGCAGTTAATTACTTGACTGTCAGAAGACGTCGATAATATATTCCCTACCTGTGTTGTCCTGCAAAATGTTGGCCATTGTGAGAAGCCCTCATTTAGTTACTTATCCAGCTGAGCAAATAACTGACCCGAATGTACTCAAATAAGACATTGAGATATAAAATCACTTctttaaaagttgatttaaaaattgatagtttttttaaacctaaaataaTGACACTTTTccttccagcttatctcttattTTAGGCTCTCAAGATTTGAAAGCCAGCCAGTGATACATGCCTTAAAGAATCTGCAGTCAACCCACACGCTTCTATATAATTAATAGGATTGCTCAGACAGCTTATCTGCTTAAGTTCTGAAAATCTCTTTATCCTTTATCTGCAGGAACACTAATCACTTGAAAAGAAGAGGGCTGAGGGAAGTTGTTTCAAAGCCaagtttaaaagaattttcttgtatcaaattttatcagttttctgGGTTCCTTGCATCTCATTCCCTTtcaggtattttaaattttcGGGAACGTGGGTGAGTTGCTTGCATTGCTGGTGAGATAAGCATTTCTTAAGGCCTTATCTATTCGCTCTTTGGCTGGATTCCACCAGGCCCAGGAAACAGAGAAGTATCTGGTCTGGGAATTGGGAAGGCTTGGCTCTGGGTTTCCCTCTGTGATTTGGTAAGAGACCTTTAGTTACCAGGTGTGGAAAGGATTGGCAACTTTAAGCAAAGGAAACTTACTGGAAGGGCACAAAAGGCCGGCAGAATCAGTGGATGGCTGAAAATCAGGCTGGAACAGGAGCAGGTGCCATGGCCTTTCCAGAAGTTGGGAGACAGGAGCCCCAGCAGCAACCTTGTAACTGGACCAGAGGGGTGAGGGGCCACTGCTAGGGACAAATGGGTCAAATCGCAGGGAGGTTGGCCTAGATTTACAATCCATGGGGTCCACCTCATAATTCCTTAAGAGGAAACCAGGAGGCAGTTTGGGAAAAGAGACTCCATGCTGGGCAGATAACTTTGTCTACTACTGTGCTATTACTTGACATCTTTAAAGTTGCTTCCTGCTTTAAAAATGAACGGACAGTGCTTCTCCCATGAGAGCCTTTCAGGTTACCATGTCCCTGTACTGTTTGCTTCTATGAGTGTCTATAAGaccaatgaacaaaataataagaCAAACAAATAAGGCAAAGACATATAGGGAAACTAGTGGGTTATTAGTTGTCCTGCTTTTGGTAATTTTATCACTGTATAATAGGGGTTGTATTCATTATTTGTTGCTGCATAACAgtattaccacaaacttagcatctttttttttttaatgtttatttttgagacagagagaagcagagcatgagttggagaggggcagagagagagggagccacagaatgtgaagcaggctccaggctctgagctgtcagcacagagcccgacgcggggctcaaacccactaactatgagatcgtgacctgagccaactaactatgagatcgtgactcagacgcccaaccaattgagccacccaggtgcccccacaaacttagcatcttaaaacaacacagactGATCACCTCAtagtttctatgggtcaggagCCCAGGAGTGGCTTAGCTGGGTTCTCTGCTTGGGGTCTAGATCCAGGGCTGTGGTCAAGGTATCATTTAGAGTTGCAATCTCATCTGAGGCTTGACCGCAGAAAGCTCCATCTGCAAGCATACTGAGGTTGTTGGTAGACTTCTTTCCTTGTAGCTATAGGTGGGACTGaagatttcactttctttttggcTGTTAGCTGCAGGCTCCCCTCAGCTCCAAGACACTGTCCCCAGTGCCTTGCCATGTAGGGTTCCCTAGTTGGGTTACACTACAATCTTAAGTAATGTAAGTACATAACCATGTACACATAACCACACATACACCATCACCCTTACTGTATCCTGTTAGTTAGAAGGAAGACACAGGTCCCACCCACACTCAAGGGCATGAACACCAGGCAGCAGGGATTATGGGGGAACCTTATGAATCCGAGTAGAAGAACCCAGTGGGACAATCCTCAGAGCAGTCTTGAAGTCTAACACAGCTCATTCTTTCTGTGCATCTGATTTCCCTAAACCTCAgtcccagggtggggtggggggcagtgcgGGTTACTTCTTATGAACTGATAAGGGGGCAGAACAAAATCCTGGCCTCCAGTCCCTCTAGTTCAGCTTTAGAGCAGAGAGCGGGGATGTAAGGAGCTTCATCGCCTCAGACCTACCATGACCGGGGTGGTTTCTCTTCACAGTTGTCTGGGTGTAGTTGAATCTGGTGGCCTCCACTGAAGTGTATCTTTTGCCTATATTTACCATTGGGCAAGTTACCTTCTCTTTGGTACTTAGTTACCAAGTTACCTTCTGCATGGAAATGCTTTCATTTGTTCATGTGCACATACTGTCTCCCTCAACTATATCATAAGCACCTTAAAGGCAGGAGACATTTCTTATATCAGGAACCATTCACATATCCTCCCAAGTAGGATAAAAGCAAAGGCAGAGGTACTCTGGAAGAAATAGTTCATATTAGTTCTCTAATGGTGTGAAGGAAGGGGAGTCTATAAGTCGTTGTGAAAATGTGCTCTCTTCGCTGTACATGGTTATAGAAACAAAACATGTATATTCGAGAGGAATGACCTTACAAATGCTTAGAATACCCGGAGTGTGCTCGGTTCCTACTACGGCAGCTAGGCATACATGTGGAAGCGTATTCTAGCAATGGGATTCTGGACTTACTGCTTTAATCTCTGTGAGCCTGTGACCTCATCGTCTTAGCTCGGGGAGACTAGGTCTTTAAAATGTATAGCGCAGTACCTAGCATATAGTAAGTATATACGAAATAGGTATCATGCTGATGCTTTAAGACCCTGACCAGTGAAGGCCTGTGTCAATTCTGAAGGTGTAATTCATCCCCATAACAAAGGGGTCAAGGAGATGCACACATAACAACACACTGTAGCTCGTTCCTTCCCTTAGAGCTCATGGGGGTTCAGTGTGGTAGTTCCTGGAGTAAATTAGACTCCCCATTGCTGTTTTCCCATCCCTGAAGTCGGGCTGTTTGGAAAGTGTGGTAAGACTGGAGCTGTAGCCCCCCCTCCTCTGTAGACAGCAGGGGACGGGGCCAGAGGCTGGCCATTCGCGGCCAGGGTAGGAAGTGCCTCTGCTCCTGTCTTTGGTTTCTAAGTGCCCAGGCCATGGTGGAAAGCTCAGGAGACTTAGCTGCATTTCCTGGGACAAGCAACAGCCTCTCCAAAGCCATTTTCACTCCAGAAAGTAGAGCCATGTGAGGGGGGGATCAAGAGGGGGGAGGAACACGGGAACATTTTATACACTTGGCAGGTCTAAAGGAACCCAGAAGGTATTCTCCTTACCAAGGACTTGCCTCTgaggtttgttttcattttctcccaaCAGCGTCCTAACTGgccaaatgaaaatgtgaaatatattttagaaaagttttaatttgaacaatttatgattaaaaatacagtttataaataatttttccatagaCTTGATTGAGGATTGTTGCAAACTTTACAAAAGGACACATTGCAACAAGAACAGattaaagaaattacaaaaaatacaGCTATAGCCctcctatttaaaaatacaacattatACATCACAGCATTTTCATTGTGCAAAGTCGAAGACGATGCGGCGTTGGGCATGTCACATATTCACTCAAAGGGAAGTCAACTTTAATATAGTTACTTTGCATAATAGCATAGGCACAGCTGAGACAATGaatccttccccccctccccccccccccccccccccccccccggcagttAATATACCTGAGGTTCAACTTTTTGCTTTTATCTGATAGGACTGATGGCTGAAATTGGCTTagtacaaatatatgtgtgtgtgtgtgtatgtgtgtgtagagaaAAAAGTGTCTGCTTTGAAATTAAGTAAACCCCCAAcatatttacagtatttttagAGAATGTGTTCTCCAAATCAGTCTGATTATATCTTCTCATTAAACAActctttagaaaattaaatgaagcCAGATCTGTCAATTAATGGACATCCTCTGTCGAGACTTCCAGTTTTCGCTGTGGGACAAAGAGAGTTCCCACGGAGGTTTTATTAGCACCATCGAAATCCATGCAGGATGGGCCCATTGGCTTCATTGGTCCGCCTGGGGTACGGAAGAAACTTTCGGCCACTGACTGTGACCCTTTGGGTGTCACAGGAACAGGCTGAtcggaaagagaggaagaggaaaaggaagtcaAACCCACACAGATAGGAATGGCCTAATAGCCTCAGAGGGCTGGACCGGAAGGGCATATCGCACGGTAGGAGCCTGGCATAGTTTGCAATCGGCTGGGGGTACTGTGGACTCTCTGGGTACTCTTCCTGGGTTTGGAAGGCAGCTAGGCCTTCAGTCTCCTCCTCCCATCCTTCCCCTCTCCAAAGAAGCAAAGCAAAAGCGAATCTCCTGTGATATTATTTGAGCCTCAATAACCCCAGGAAAAAAATCCACTGAATGGAAATACTCTCACCTGTTGTGCCCCTGTCGCAGCAACTGATTGTCCACTCGGTTGGTTCTGGCCGGGGACTGGAGAGTCGTACCTGGTGGCCCTTCCTTGCTGAGTCCCTGCATTTTCTGGTACAACACTAACAGGGTCTATTCTTGGAGACACAGGAACGGCTCCGGGGCTGGCAGACACCTGCACACTGGGGGAGATGAGTCCCAAGTGCTGCAGTGTGAAGTTTACAATGGCTGAGCTCGGGTTCTGGCCGGGAATGGGGTGGCTCGAAGTGAGAGCCGGGCTGTTCCCGACAGGTACAGCTGCCACGGAAGTTGGTGAGACCATTAGCTTCAAAGGTGTTACATGAAAAGAGGGAAAATTAACAGCAGTGAGTTCGGATGATGTCACTGGAATGACACCTGAAAGACAAGGGgggaaaatatcttaaaagcacAGGCATTTGTCCAAGAAGCTTACAAGGCTTAAGTGAACTTGAGCCTGACCCACATTTGTATAGTTTTACATACACTCACCTGTGACTGGGGAGCTGTAGATCCTGTGGTTTGGGGAAAGTGTACTTGAGTTTTCTTTACTAGACAGAATAGACTCTGCCCccagggatgagcactgggtgagaGGGATTAAGTATCCTGATGGGAACAAGGTCTAGAAAACAAGGAGGAAGGATTTATTTTACAcacaaatatggaagaaaaatggcCATGTGCCTGTTCCAGGACTCCTATCCCTTAGTGGTTGGTTGTCTCATCAGGACCAAAGCGTCCAATGGTATGGGCTATGGGTGGCCCAGCTATATGGCTCCCTGAAGACAATATCCCTCCCTTCTATTCCTGACTTTTGAAAACCATGTGTGTATTAAATGTTATCTGTGGTCTTAGGAAGCGTCCTAAAGCTAGGACTGACCTAGCAGTCAGCCTGTCAAGAGATAGGATCTGCCCAACACATCCCCTCCCACTGACATCCCTAAGTTCTGCTATCAGACTTTTTGGTGTGATGTGGTGCTGTCAGAACCATTTTAATGCCGTTGGATGCCATAATGGCATTGCTGTATTATTCTATGGTTGTTCTTGAATTATGTAGAGTGGTAACTTCCCAGAGTGTTCCGAGGAACCCTACTTCCATGGGATGCAAGTTGTCCCTACTTGAATCGTGGTCCAACCTGCCACGGAAATGGTTAACTGAACAAAGGAAAATGGCGTCTTTACTGGAGAATTCCTGGGGGGCTTTAATGATGGCATGCATTGTAAATCCCCGAGGGGCATCCAGCAGGTAGCATTTCCCAGGCAATTTAACAGCTAAACTTTTGGTAGTATTGGTAttcaaggaaaacattttaagaaatgttgaTTTAGAGAAGGGGGCTGCCAAATCCTGGGCCAAAATCTGGCCTCCTGTCCACTTTTGTAAAGAACACTGTatgggaacacagccatgcccattcatttgtGTTCTGTCCATACctgctttcttctatttttacaaTGGCATAGCTGAATAGGCAGCACGGAGACCATAGGGCCCAcagagccaaaaatatttactacctggctctttacagaaaaggtttgctgacccctgatttAGAATAAAGTAATTATACAACTGCAGATGTATTCTTCCTAGCACTTTAGGTTCCGGTGATACCAAGCACGCTTATAACGCGCCAACCGAAGGGCAGGGCGCCAGAGTTCAACAACTATAGTTGAAAAGAGAACTGACTAGTTCATACTGGAGACCCTCGTGGCACAGAGCAAAAGCTTCAGGCAATAAAGTTATATCCTAAAGAGAAATGGCCAGTGTTGGGTTGTGTGTACCCCCCACCACGCCTGCTTGGCCCCCGTACTTTAGCAAACGGAGAGCCTGCATGGGTGGCTGAACTTACCACGAGCAGGCCTGGCAACAGCTAAAAGCAGCTCTTGTAACCTGGGGGCCCTCTTTTTATCTTCCTTCAGATCTTTCTTCTCACCATTGTCAAAACAACAGTCTACACTTTGATCTAGCTGTTAATAGGTCCCATCTTTTCCTTGGGAACCAGCGAATTCCAAATCTGCAAGGCTAACAGTGTTTCACGACACTGctatttatcagttttgtttctgaCATGTTTGGCACTGTTCCCTATCTTTACTCGTTGGTTCCTTGAAAGCCGCAGGAACAGAAAGTTTTAATGGGTGGATTTAGGCGATTTACAAGTAGCTGTTCTTTACTACCGTTCATCACACTCTCTCATGGTACAAGTTACTCTGGTGGCTGGTTTAATTCTTTCAAATCTTTAGCAAAACCTATAGTactctaataattatttttcaattttctacaGACTACGTTCATCACAAAATCTTTCAACCTAAGAtgccaattccttttttttttttttaattagaactgTTAATTAGCAGGTTGAATGAATTTGGTATATTTCAGCTTGCATGCTTCTCATCCAGTCTACATTAGCTCTCTTATCCCTTTCTTCCTATTCTATCAGCCTGTTTTATGGTCATTGCCTGacatatttgtgtttgtttataaaCTGTCTTCTCTCCACCCACAGAAGTGCAGATTCTTagtaatgtttgttgaatgaattaacacACAAATCTCTCATTTCCTTTGTTCAGCTTAGtctgtgctaaaaagaaatggtcaaaatGAAGCCGTAGAGATGAAAAGAGAAGCAGGGGCACACGGAAAATCTATCTACTGAAAATCCTAATCCTGAATAACTAAGCGAGCAACAGGAGACCATTATTAAATCATATCCATTGGCCCAAAGAGATTATGGACCTCCCAGAAAATTGAATCAAGCCAAAGCCTTGTGATTTTCCCCTTAGCATGTATATTACATGCAAAATGATAGTATGCCAAGATAATAGATGTTTTGAACGGTTACCATGAGGCCATCCTCAGGGAAGATTTGACAAACTCTAAAGCCTCTTTAATAACAACAGTTGCAGATAATACCCTTCAGCTTATACGGTGCCTTAAAAGGATCACAAGCCCCTTTATGTATATTATCATGTAATAAATTCACTTAACCTCACAAAAACTGTAACGTGGCCCTGGGGCAAGTATTCAAAAGCAACAGTCACCAAAGGCAGGTGCTGGGTTTGATTTGATCCAGAGCACGGTGCTTTATACCCAGTAGATGATCAGGAAAAAGTCATggaataaattctttatagatgtggaaaaaCAAGAtgtagagaaggaaaataacttGAGTTAATAGCAGGGACAAAATGAGAGATTAACTTCTGCCTCCATGTTTAGTGGTGTTTATTTGGTGATAATGTCCTCCATATGTAATTGTCCTGAGGGAGAAAAATGAGATAGCCTATATAAAAATGCCTAGTACTTCTGCTGCCCGGTATATGGGTAAGCATCTAATAAATGTTAATTCCTTCCTGAACCTAACTCCACCTAGGGAAAACAATTACCTGGAACATCAAAGTCTCTAGAAACCAATGCATCAAGTGTACCTACAATCTGCCAAGATACGCTGAACTTTTCTgttacataaaatagaaattttggtTTAAATTCTAAGTGGACAGTTAAAACAGAGGGGACGGTTTATCTTCCGGGCAACAGATGCCAGGTACGTGACATCCAACAAACATTAGGTAATGACTCAGAAAGCAGGAGTTACAGGAACCCTATGCATCCACCCATTCATTTGGGGTTACGTCTGCTTGTAAATTATTTAAGACTTTCGTGACAGCTGTTTGCATTCCAGTATGTGACACAGCAACAGACTTAAGGACAACCACCCGTGGTGCTTTAAAAAGGGAGCAAATAATCCCTTCCTCCAAAGGTTAAAAATGTCCCTGCCGTCATCCCCGTCAGGGGATTAGCTGTCTGGGGCTTTGTTTGGATTATGGGACACTAAGGAACAGAACCTTGTCTTCTGAGAAACTGCTCTTTGCTCTGGTAAATTTCACAAGCTACCAAATTCTCCTCTAATCAACTGTGCACTTCCTAAAGCTTTACACGGTTCGGGGCTGTACTTACTGTGGAGACACTGTCAAGTCCTTTCAGGTCCTCTTTAAACTTCTTTTTGGAACCACTGTCCTCGAGCATGCTTGCCCTCTTTGAGCCTCTTTCTCCAGCAGGCTCCTTGTCTCGGTTCTTCGCACCTGGTCTCTCAGGCACTGGCTGCAAGCTTCCAGGCCTGGTGGAGGCACCGGATTTGGTGGCGTCATTGGCTGCCTTCTCGGTGGTGGCATCTGTGGAGTCTTTTGATCTTGTAGCTTTAgaagagggggcggggcagactGTCGGGCTCAGGCCTTGGGGTGGCGTCACGGTCTGGGCGTGGGCAGGCTGCAGGTAGATGGCATAGGACGGGCCTGAAGGGGCCTGAGGTAGGATCATGGGCACTGCGGGTGACAATGGGCTGGGGATGAGGGGGACCACCCCCAGGGGCTGGATGAGGGGCGGGGCCGTCAGTTCCAGCTCAGCGTTTGCTGGGGTGTGCAGAGGAGACACTGGTTTGCAGTGCCCGCATCTTTCCAGCTGTCCCTTCGCTTTCTTGCTGGGTTCGCTAAAAGacaagatgtaaaatatgacacagTGGAAACACATCTTCTCTAAAATGTTCTAAGACTGGGCCAGATTGTAGCCGTGCGTTTATGAAACAAGCAGGTAGCTTCTGCAATGATTGCATAAAAGTTATAGAGAAGACGGTCTCACCAGTCTCCAAGGCTGGTGCATATTCTTACGTAAAGCAAGTAATCCTAACGATGCAACGTAAAAGTAATTCATCCTGCTACTAAAGAGTGTTACTAACCTACCTTGACTGCTCTTCTAACTGCATTTTGCAAATAGCTGCGAGCTGAGCCATTTTACTTGGGAAGGGTGCCGGATTCTGAGCGCTCTCAGCTGATAAAACAGAAAGGGGGGCGGTGGTGTTGGTCACAGCAAAAGAAGGAATGCTCATACAGATAAAACATCATTGAagtcaaaggaacagaaaacacgCACCTCCCTTCCAAATCACATAACCATTAAAACCCACCAATTATTTTTCGTCTTTTCATTCATACGTGGGTTAGGCTTCAAGTGAGTGGATCGGGGTATATGGGTATTGAAACAAATCTCTAACAAGTACCGTAGGGATcaagtaagtgaaaaaaaaaaatcagataaaaaggaattcttcagagcagagcctgatgtaacCGAAAACATACCTTTGCTTGTCTTGATGGGGCTACTGGGAGCAGAATTTATCTTTCTCCGGTCACTTTCTATGCTCTTAACCAGTTTGATCAGAGATGGGTGTCGAGTGAAGTTTGGTTTCCCACGCGTGGAAAAGAGGTTTTTGGCACAGTTGTCTTTTGAAGGCCGCTTCACTTCTAGATCggaatgggggaaaggaaggactTGGCCACGTCCtgaaagagagaagggcagggggtCGAAACCCGGCTGGCTCGGCCTCCTCGTAGGAGATGAAGTCAAAGTGTAGGTCGAGAATGATCTTTAGGAATGAAAGCAGCAACATTTATAGAGCACCAGCTCTGGGATAGACACTGTCTGAAGGGCTTTCTGTACAAAACCTTGTTAATCTTATTTTAATGGAGTTCTGAGGTAAGATTTCACACCTCAACATCTCTGAAACCCACAGCATCTTACAGCCAACCAGTGGTGTGCTAGAGTGTAATCATTAGtggtttctctttcttattatatatataatatatatatatactaatatatataattgtgcaTCTTATAGTCAGTGGAGTCCTACCCTGATGAAATATGGTGGCTCtcactgctatggactgaataaCGGGGTCCCCTCAAGTCCAcaggttgaaatcctaaccctcaatgtgatggcattaggaggtggggcctttgggaggtgcttaggtcatgaaggtggagccttCTTGAGTAAGTGCTCCTATAAAAGAGGCCCCACAACACTCTCTAGTCCCTTCTGCTGTGTAAGTTATGacgagaagacagccatctagaTAGCAGGCTCTCGcaagacttcccagcctccagaactgcaataaacttctgttgtttataagccacccagtgtatGGTATTcagttatagcagcctgaatggacgaAGACACTCTCAACAACTCCACCAGGTAGGTACTTCTTAGGAAATGCATCCCCATTTCAGAGACATTCATCAACTGACCTTGCTCTCTCAGCTAGTACAACGTGGACCTGGGATATGAGCCCATCAGTCTGGCCCTGGAGCCTGCACTCTGAATCCCCTGCACCAAAGGACCTCTCTCTGAGATggcagttgactcttgaacaggTTTGGACTCTGCAGATCCacatatatgcagattttttacagTGCAGTGCTGTAAACGTATCTTCCTTTATGGTTTCCTtggtaagattttcttttttctagcatactttattataagaatatagtagatgatacataaacatacaaagtatgttttaactgtttattttcttggtaagtcttctggtcaacaataggctattagtagttaagttttggggagtcaaaagttatatgcagattttttactGCAttcctaacccctgcattgttcaacaGTCAATGTATATTCAAAACTGCGATAACCTTGCAAAGATACCACTCTTCTTCCCAtcttgcaggtgaggaaacagccTTGGAGATGTAACTTGTTCAAGGCCACATAGCCAGTAAGAGGCTAagtttccctctgcccccatgGCCCATGTTCCTGCTACTTTAAACATTTCTGCGTGGGATCTTTGATGGAACATAAAATGTCAGAACCCTGGAGCTGAGATGGAGACTAGAATATTGATACTGGAGTGAATTCACTTCATGTTCTCGATGTGTGTAGGCTCTGTTATGGTCACTGGGCAGCCTAACAATTAAGCAAT
This genomic stretch from Lynx canadensis isolate LIC74 chromosome D1, mLynCan4.pri.v2, whole genome shotgun sequence harbors:
- the E2F8 gene encoding transcription factor E2F8; protein product: MENEKENLFFEPHKRGLMKTPLKESTAANIVLTEIQPDFGPLTTPTKPKELSQGEPWTPTANLKMLISAVSPEIRNRDQKRGLFDSRNGLPEAKDCLHEHLSGDEYEKSQPSRKEKSLGLLCHKFLARYPNYPNPAVNNDICLDEVAEELNVERRRIYDIVNVLESLHMVSRLAKNRYTWHGRHNLHKTLGTLKSVGEENKYAEQIMMIKKKEYEQEFDFGKTISLEDHVIKSNTGQNGHADMCFVELPGVEFRAASVNSRKDKSLRVMSQKFVMLFLVSTPQIVSLEIAAKILIGEDHVEDLDKSKFKTKIRRLYDIANVLSSLNLIKKVHVTEERGRKPAFKWTGPEISPNPSGRGQVLPFPHSDLEVKRPSKDNCAKNLFSTRGKPNFTRHPSLIKLVKSIESDRRKINSAPSSPIKTSKAESAQNPAPFPSKMAQLAAICKMQLEEQSSEPSKKAKGQLERCGHCKPVSPLHTPANAELELTAPPLIQPLGVVPLIPSPLSPAVPMILPQAPSGPSYAIYLQPAHAQTVTPPQGLSPTVCPAPSSKATRSKDSTDATTEKAANDATKSGASTRPGSLQPVPERPGAKNRDKEPAGERGSKRASMLEDSGSKKKFKEDLKGLDSVSTTLFPSGYLIPLTQCSSLGAESILSSKENSSTLSPNHRIYSSPVTGVIPVTSSELTAVNFPSFHVTPLKLMVSPTSVAAVPVGNSPALTSSHPIPGQNPSSAIVNFTLQHLGLISPSVQVSASPGAVPVSPRIDPVSVVPENAGTQQGRATRYDSPVPGQNQPSGQSVAATGAQQPVPVTPKGSQSVAESFFRTPGGPMKPMGPSCMDFDGANKTSVGTLFVPQRKLEVSTEDVH